Below is a window of Sulfurisphaera ohwakuensis DNA.
TACCTGACAGCTGAGCCCATTCATTAAGTGTTGCAGCGAGCCCACCTCTAGTAGGATCTCTTGCTGCATGGATCTCTTTTCCGAATTCTTTAAACAGATCTAGCAAGCCTATCAGAGGTTTAACATCACTCTTAATACTAGTATCTATACCGTATTGTATTGCTGCTATAACTGCACCGTGAACGCCTATGGGCCCCGTAACTATTATTGAGTCACCATCCTCTATTTTGTCTACTATGGGATATTCTGCAATCCCTATTCCTACAGTATTTATTATTATTCCTCTCATTGACTCTGAGGGAACTACTTTAAAATCACCACCAACAAGAGGAATTTTTAATTCTTTCAAGAGCGACAACATATCCTCTATTATCTTATCAAGATCTGCCATAGGAAACCCCTCCCCTACCACAATAGAGTCCAGCATTGCAATAGGCCTAGCACCCATCATTATTAGATCGTTCAAGGTCCCAGATATTGATAAGGTTCCTATACTGCCCCCTGGGAAAAAGTAAGGATATACTGTGTGGGAATCAGTTGTAATAACAATGTTATTGTTAATTACTGCTCCATCATCTGGATAGTCAATACCCACACCACCTTCGGTTCTTTTAAGTTCTAAAGGCAGCTTTGAGAATATCAACCTTTGTAGCAAAAGTTGTGTGTCTTTTCCTCCATTCCCATGGTTTAATAAAATCTTATCTTCCATCACTTTTCACCCCTAAATCTTCAAGAATACTCTTCATACTCTCCAGATAACTTTTTACAGCTTCTTCAGGATCTTCTCCTAATAGCTGGGCCGTCTCCCTTATCTGATCGGAGATGAACTTAATGTTTTCCCAAACTTCTTCTTTTCTGAGCTTTGCTATTATAACTCCCGCATGAACCATTACGTAGTCCCCTATTTTAACATCATCAACTCCTATTGCTACCTTCTTCAATGTGTTTTGACCTAGATCTACCGTTGCTATAACATCGGAATCTATTGAAACAACTTTAGCTGGAACTGCCCAACACACATCACTTCACCTCTGAAATCGCATCCTTTATTCTCTCATAAGATCCGAATCTAGCCCAAACAGCACAAGCCCCTTCCATGGAAACCATACATGGTCCCCAGGGCCTTGCTGGTGTACAAGCTTTCATAAACAGAGGACAATCGGTAGGATAAGCTAGACCAAGTGTTACTTCATTACATTTACATCCTGGAGGTAAGTCGTAATCCCACGGCTTCTCTTTTATCCCTAACTGTGTTTTTGCATCATACTTTTTGAACTTTTCAGATAACGTTAAACCACTTTTTGGTATATTTCCTATTCCTCTCCAGATTGTGTCCACAACGTTAAATGCAACCTTTATATTCTCTAATGCAAAAATATTCCCCTTATAAGTAGCTACTCTCCTATATTCTAAATTTGTAAACTCAGCCTTACCTCTGTACAAATTATTTAGAATCACTAAAACCCCCGTC
It encodes the following:
- a CDS encoding HypC/HybG/HupF family hydrogenase formation chaperone translates to MCWAVPAKVVSIDSDVIATVDLGQNTLKKVAIGVDDVKIGDYVMVHAGVIIAKLRKEEVWENIKFISDQIRETAQLLGEDPEEAVKSYLESMKSILEDLGVKSDGR
- the hypE gene encoding hydrogenase expression/formation protein HypE; the protein is MEDKILLNHGNGGKDTQLLLQRLIFSKLPLELKRTEGGVGIDYPDDGAVINNNIVITTDSHTVYPYFFPGGSIGTLSISGTLNDLIMMGARPIAMLDSIVVGEGFPMADLDKIIEDMLSLLKELKIPLVGGDFKVVPSESMRGIIINTVGIGIAEYPIVDKIEDGDSIIVTGPIGVHGAVIAAIQYGIDTSIKSDVKPLIGLLDLFKEFGKEIHAARDPTRGGLAATLNEWAQLSGKMIIIEEGKIPIPEEVRSITDIIGLDPLVLANEGVAVLSVPSTKENEVMEKLKKLGFEPSVIGKVIEPKNKENKNLVVVKTEIGGAKILEMPTGEIVPRIC